In the Nitrospirales bacterium LBB_01 genome, one interval contains:
- a CDS encoding amino acid adenylation domain-containing protein: MKVVDKKILHLVLEQAAAQYPQKSAIEDDNITVSYKTLYERADEAAYTLLSAGLIKEGIVATFLESSAAYVTAIIAVMKAGGVFMPIGLDTPLSRINYMLNKTAPSIVITTATDMEKVRAIVSAKNGGSTPAILIMDESLKLKCENCTLNRQKAEVQHNPDDGLYIMFTSGSTGEPKAILGCKKSLSHFIHWEAGEFELDSSVRVSQYAPITFDASLRDIFVPLLTGGTLCIPQKETKTDMRKLLLWLKERAITVLHCVPSLFRAITKELQYHENGSMPLPSLRYILMAGEPLYEKDVKMWMDVAGTNTQLVNLYGASETTLIKTFHRITERPQGSNAIIPVGKPISNTAVLIIKGNRLCNIGEIGDIYIKTPFAAKGYYGDPELTAKSFVVNPLTGQSGDIVYKTGDLGRYLPDMTVEFIGRIDTQVKVNGIRIELGEIEKALLGFSAIDEVVVTAIKDNENENTLVCYYTEKTATIAGDIVRHLETSLPHYMIPAFYVRLDTFPLNINGKIDKKALPKPDELLYEKTECAPPATELEVSIERIWAEVLQLKRVSVTAPFFETGGQSLKATRIVSRLYRDLNVEVSLKDFFENDTIRKLAAFISTAKKWQMTGIEPVAASELYEVSNAQRRLWILNKLKPDVTAYNMPGAYLLRGKLNTDALKSAFSTLSERHESLRTTFVEINSVPMQKINAEVHQIVEEIDLSNKIDNETIAREIAKQEAESPFNLSEGPLIRAKLIRLNNETHVFIINMHHIISDALSMAVITQEIGLLYNAFLRGEKNPLAPLRIQYKDYAAWQNAQQHSATMEQRKLYWHKKLAGELTPLMLPTDYPRPPVKTFNGDTAAIFIDKELVSELTALSASLFMTLLAIFKIMLFRYTAQNDIIVGTAVANRNLEELEHQIGFFINTLAIRDDIYTYDTFSSVLAKVKRTTEEALEHQSYPFDTLVDELSLNRDISRQPIFDAAVSLNDETATDGETIHGINISMFYDDWKTSKVDVLFSFTKSRETVSLEINYNTDIFNKNTIVAMASHFQMLAKEATQKPHVKISALEIMTEKEKHAVLYQYNGKITDFPSETTIPEFFRTVAMKTPHNMAVSCDNRHITFEELNLLSDNVGAYLTNSCAVKPSDVVGVMMRRSERAIAALIGIMRSGAVYMPIDTELPDERVGFMLSNSCCHTVIADSDIAAGKHPDITVIPFETIPLNNNISCNITADADSAAYLLYTSGSTGKPKGVMVKHRGFINMATDQIKTFGISETDRMLQFASLSFDASLYETFLALFAGAAIVIAGKETIADTKTFIDFIETEAVTMVTLPPVYLSTLNKHPLPSVRTIITAGEAASVKDALFYAETKNYVNAYGPTEASVCIACHVVEPERQYGGSIPIGKPLSNLSVFVLDESLNPVPIGIKGQICVSGVGLAAGYINEPQMTSAAFVPHFLDNTQRLYLTGDIGKWLPDGNIEFYGRKDCQLKIRGFRIEAGEVEHALKEVPNIEKVYVTAISRNDKPKELAAYFTTVSNTPDIDSYQLRRAIAAKLPSYMIPAHFIHIEAFALNVSGKIDQSALPLPDEIYPLDGKIEDEKPSDQTQLLLLEAFCFILGKKYIGIHDNFFTVGGDSIKAIQLASKLASDGLNIGISQIYQHPTVFELAPFAVRKSCRIKDENLTGRVVPLTPVQSWFFETLVNTTYHFNQSVMLRCDERLDSGIMQKVLTEITKHHDTLRMSFRRINGKVIQQYEDVRDFPLVVKDFRAIAGAMSDISAHTESLSASFLLENAPLIKAAIYKLDDCDMLFITAHHLVVDMVSWRILLEDISSAYGEAIKGEVYKFPQKTDSFKSWAEFLASYAQSAELLNEIPYWSHLDDTGLRELPADFKNLKNAAYCDIKRTNFSLNEAYTDMLLTQSGAAYNTDVPDLLLTALLRALKLWCGIELAAIDMEWHGRGWITEDIDLSRTVGWFTALYPVIVILPQTENSVAHIKHVKETLRKTPQKGMGYGIIKYMTPHDLKKSLAFNLKPRKICFNYLGQFEEQSSNSLFRVESSFKAADVSADTVCLYDMDVNSYISDGKLAVTISMDGSRFKHKTVEYVRDCYEKSLKELIEHCAGVKVSELTPDDIDYDGLSIEELDNVLDNLEEL; this comes from the coding sequence CCTGACGATGGCTTATATATAATGTTTACCTCTGGTTCAACCGGAGAGCCAAAAGCAATTCTTGGCTGCAAAAAAAGCCTAAGCCACTTCATTCACTGGGAGGCAGGCGAATTTGAGCTTGACTCATCGGTAAGGGTAAGTCAGTATGCTCCTATCACCTTTGACGCAAGCCTAAGAGACATATTTGTGCCTCTTCTTACCGGAGGCACTCTTTGTATTCCACAAAAAGAAACAAAGACAGATATGCGCAAGCTCCTTTTGTGGCTAAAAGAGCGTGCCATAACCGTGCTCCACTGTGTGCCATCTCTTTTTAGAGCGATTACAAAGGAGTTGCAGTATCATGAAAACGGCTCAATGCCGCTTCCCTCCCTAAGATACATTCTGATGGCAGGTGAACCGCTTTATGAAAAAGACGTCAAAATGTGGATGGATGTTGCAGGGACAAACACACAGCTTGTAAACCTCTACGGGGCAAGTGAGACCACTCTGATTAAGACATTTCACAGGATAACTGAAAGACCGCAGGGCAGCAATGCTATTATTCCAGTTGGAAAACCAATCTCAAACACAGCAGTGTTGATTATCAAAGGAAACCGCCTCTGCAATATCGGGGAAATCGGAGACATTTACATTAAAACCCCGTTTGCTGCAAAAGGCTACTACGGAGACCCTGAACTTACTGCAAAGAGTTTTGTTGTAAACCCATTGACAGGTCAAAGCGGAGACATCGTATATAAAACCGGAGACCTTGGCAGATACCTGCCCGATATGACGGTTGAATTCATCGGCCGCATCGACACTCAGGTAAAGGTAAACGGCATACGGATTGAGCTGGGCGAGATAGAAAAGGCATTACTTGGGTTTAGCGCAATAGACGAAGTAGTTGTTACAGCGATTAAAGACAATGAAAACGAAAACACGCTGGTCTGCTACTATACAGAAAAAACCGCCACAATAGCCGGGGATATTGTCCGCCATCTTGAGACATCACTTCCACACTACATGATACCGGCGTTTTACGTTAGGCTTGACACATTTCCGCTTAATATAAACGGCAAGATAGACAAAAAAGCGCTGCCAAAGCCCGATGAACTCCTCTATGAAAAGACAGAATGTGCACCCCCTGCCACAGAGCTTGAAGTGTCAATTGAGAGGATATGGGCGGAGGTGCTCCAGTTAAAAAGGGTAAGCGTTACGGCTCCTTTTTTTGAAACAGGGGGGCAATCGCTCAAAGCTACACGAATTGTCTCAAGACTATATAGAGACCTCAACGTGGAGGTCAGCCTTAAAGATTTTTTTGAAAATGACACTATAAGAAAGTTGGCCGCTTTCATTTCAACTGCTAAAAAGTGGCAAATGACTGGTATTGAACCCGTTGCTGCAAGTGAGCTTTACGAGGTGTCAAACGCTCAGCGCCGTCTCTGGATTCTTAATAAACTTAAGCCCGATGTAACGGCCTACAATATGCCTGGCGCTTACCTCTTAAGAGGAAAGCTCAATACCGACGCTCTTAAAAGCGCATTTAGCACCCTCAGTGAAAGACACGAATCTTTGAGAACCACGTTTGTTGAAATAAACTCAGTGCCTATGCAAAAGATTAATGCTGAAGTACATCAAATAGTTGAGGAAATTGACTTAAGCAATAAAATTGACAACGAAACTATTGCAAGGGAAATAGCAAAACAAGAGGCAGAGAGTCCGTTTAATCTATCCGAGGGGCCGCTTATAAGAGCTAAGCTCATAAGACTTAACAATGAAACTCATGTGTTTATCATAAACATGCACCATATAATAAGCGATGCTCTTTCTATGGCGGTTATAACACAAGAAATAGGGCTTCTTTATAACGCCTTTCTAAGGGGTGAGAAAAATCCGCTTGCCCCCTTAAGGATTCAGTACAAAGACTATGCTGCATGGCAAAACGCTCAACAACATAGTGCAACTATGGAGCAAAGGAAACTCTACTGGCATAAAAAACTGGCAGGGGAGCTTACACCACTGATGCTCCCCACTGACTATCCACGACCACCGGTTAAAACCTTTAACGGCGACACGGCTGCCATTTTCATTGACAAAGAGTTAGTGTCTGAGCTTACAGCGCTTAGCGCTTCTCTTTTTATGACGCTGCTTGCCATATTTAAAATCATGCTTTTCCGCTATACCGCTCAAAACGACATAATTGTAGGCACTGCGGTAGCTAATAGAAATCTTGAAGAACTGGAACATCAGATAGGTTTCTTTATCAACACACTGGCTATCAGAGATGACATATACACTTATGACACGTTTTCCTCAGTGCTTGCCAAAGTTAAGCGCACAACTGAGGAAGCGCTGGAGCACCAGTCATATCCGTTTGACACACTCGTTGATGAGCTGTCTTTAAACCGCGATATTAGCCGCCAGCCGATATTTGATGCGGCTGTCAGTCTTAACGATGAGACCGCCACAGATGGTGAGACAATTCATGGAATTAACATATCTATGTTTTATGATGATTGGAAAACAAGCAAGGTAGATGTTCTTTTCTCTTTCACAAAATCAAGAGAGACAGTATCTCTTGAGATAAATTACAACACAGATATTTTTAACAAAAATACTATTGTTGCGATGGCATCACACTTTCAGATGCTTGCAAAGGAGGCAACTCAAAAGCCTCATGTTAAAATAAGCGCCCTTGAAATAATGACGGAAAAGGAAAAACACGCCGTGCTCTATCAATATAACGGCAAGATTACCGACTTTCCATCTGAGACAACAATTCCCGAATTTTTTAGAACTGTGGCTATGAAAACTCCGCACAACATGGCGGTCTCTTGTGATAACAGACACATTACGTTTGAGGAGCTTAACTTACTCTCTGACAACGTCGGCGCTTATCTAACAAATTCATGCGCTGTGAAGCCCTCTGATGTTGTGGGGGTTATGATGAGGCGTTCAGAGAGGGCAATTGCCGCTCTCATAGGCATAATGCGCTCCGGAGCCGTGTATATGCCGATAGACACAGAGCTGCCTGATGAAAGAGTCGGATTTATGCTAAGTAACAGCTGCTGCCACACAGTGATAGCCGATTCCGATATAGCAGCAGGTAAGCATCCTGATATTACAGTGATTCCATTTGAAACTATTCCTCTAAATAATAATATTTCATGTAACATTACTGCGGATGCAGACTCTGCAGCCTATCTCCTTTACACCTCTGGTTCAACGGGAAAACCCAAAGGGGTTATGGTAAAGCACCGTGGATTTATAAACATGGCGACTGATCAAATAAAAACGTTTGGGATTAGCGAAACCGACAGGATGCTTCAGTTTGCCTCCCTTTCTTTTGACGCCTCACTGTATGAGACATTTCTTGCTCTCTTTGCGGGTGCTGCCATAGTGATAGCCGGTAAGGAAACAATTGCTGACACTAAAACTTTTATAGATTTCATAGAGACAGAGGCGGTTACGATGGTAACTCTGCCTCCTGTGTACTTAAGCACACTAAACAAACACCCGCTGCCCTCAGTGCGGACAATTATAACAGCTGGAGAGGCGGCAAGCGTTAAAGATGCGCTCTTTTACGCTGAAACGAAAAACTATGTTAACGCTTATGGCCCCACGGAGGCGTCCGTCTGTATTGCTTGCCACGTTGTTGAGCCGGAAAGACAATACGGCGGCAGCATTCCTATAGGGAAACCTCTGTCAAACCTCTCAGTCTTTGTGCTTGATGAGTCATTAAACCCTGTGCCAATTGGAATAAAGGGACAGATATGCGTAAGCGGAGTTGGACTGGCAGCCGGCTATATTAATGAACCACAAATGACCTCTGCCGCCTTTGTGCCGCATTTTCTTGATAATACTCAACGGCTGTATCTAACCGGAGACATTGGGAAATGGCTCCCTGACGGCAATATTGAGTTTTACGGCAGAAAGGACTGTCAGTTAAAAATACGAGGGTTTAGAATAGAGGCAGGTGAGGTGGAACATGCGCTTAAAGAGGTTCCAAATATAGAGAAAGTTTATGTTACAGCCATAAGTCGTAACGATAAGCCAAAGGAGCTTGCCGCATACTTTACAACTGTTTCAAACACACCTGATATTGATTCTTATCAACTACGGAGAGCAATAGCTGCCAAACTTCCCTCATACATGATACCAGCTCATTTTATACACATAGAGGCATTTGCTCTTAACGTGAGCGGTAAGATTGACCAGAGCGCCCTACCCTTGCCTGATGAGATATATCCACTTGATGGGAAAATTGAAGACGAAAAACCTTCTGACCAAACTCAGCTTCTGCTTTTAGAAGCGTTTTGTTTTATACTTGGCAAAAAATACATCGGCATACATGATAATTTCTTTACAGTTGGCGGCGATTCAATAAAAGCGATCCAGCTGGCTTCAAAGCTTGCTTCAGATGGCCTTAATATAGGGATAAGTCAAATTTATCAGCATCCCACAGTTTTTGAGCTTGCACCGTTTGCGGTGAGAAAGAGCTGTCGGATAAAAGATGAAAATCTTACAGGCAGAGTTGTGCCGCTTACTCCTGTTCAATCGTGGTTTTTTGAAACACTCGTCAATACTACGTATCACTTTAACCAGTCCGTTATGCTTAGATGTGATGAGCGGTTGGATAGCGGCATCATGCAGAAGGTTCTAACTGAAATAACAAAACATCACGATACACTTAGAATGAGTTTTAGACGGATAAATGGCAAAGTGATTCAGCAATATGAAGATGTGAGAGACTTTCCACTAGTAGTGAAGGATTTTAGAGCGATTGCGGGAGCGATGTCAGATATCAGTGCACATACTGAATCGCTGAGTGCCAGTTTTTTGCTTGAAAACGCTCCTCTTATTAAAGCAGCCATATACAAACTTGATGACTGTGATATGCTCTTTATAACAGCGCATCACCTTGTTGTAGATATGGTTTCATGGCGCATCCTTTTAGAGGATATTTCTTCGGCTTACGGAGAGGCGATAAAGGGAGAGGTATATAAATTTCCTCAAAAAACCGATTCTTTCAAAAGCTGGGCAGAGTTTTTGGCCTCTTATGCACAAAGTGCCGAACTCCTTAATGAAATACCATACTGGAGTCACTTAGATGATACCGGCTTAAGGGAGCTTCCTGCTGATTTCAAAAATCTGAAAAACGCCGCATATTGTGACATCAAACGCACCAATTTCTCCCTTAATGAAGCCTACACCGATATGCTGTTAACCCAGTCCGGGGCCGCATATAACACTGATGTCCCAGATTTGCTCCTTACAGCCCTTTTAAGAGCGCTTAAACTTTGGTGTGGGATAGAACTTGCCGCTATTGACATGGAATGGCACGGAAGGGGATGGATTACAGAAGATATTGATCTATCCCGCACTGTGGGGTGGTTTACCGCTTTATATCCTGTAATTGTTATTCTTCCTCAGACGGAAAATTCCGTGGCACATATTAAGCACGTAAAAGAGACGCTCCGCAAAACTCCACAAAAGGGTATGGGATATGGTATCATAAAATACATGACGCCGCATGATTTGAAAAAATCTCTGGCATTTAACTTAAAACCGAGAAAAATTTGCTTTAACTACCTGGGACAATTTGAGGAGCAATCATCCAACAGCCTCTTTAGAGTGGAAAGCAGCTTTAAGGCAGCCGATGTAAGCGCTGATACAGTGTGCTTATACGATATGGATGTTAACTCTTATATATCAGACGGAAAGCTGGCTGTTACAATCTCAATGGACGGCAGCCGTTTTAAACATAAAACAGTTGAGTACGTGAGAGACTGTTATGAGAAATCTCTGAAAGAGCTTATTGAACACTGTGCAGGCGTAAAGGTGTCAGAGCTTACACCTGACGATATAGACTACGACGGACTTAGCATAGAAGAGCTTGACAATGTATTGGATAATCTTGAGGAGTTGTGA
- a CDS encoding DUF697 domain-containing protein → MSEEEQSQNEQIRVSRARKRHYQSSTEENTMTAVTMEVGKENVNTKSAEAGSTLMQAKKIVRDHSIFSAVPSLVPIPLLDSAAAMAVQLRMLKKLGELYGVEFSKQKVKTIIASLIGAIGTGAAAGSLVKTVPVVGMAIGVISMAVSFGAITYAIGIVFVNHFETGGTFLDFDLEKGKEAVKSSLSN, encoded by the coding sequence ATGAGCGAAGAAGAACAATCCCAAAATGAACAAATCAGGGTGTCAAGGGCAAGGAAAAGACATTATCAATCATCAACGGAGGAAAACACTATGACAGCAGTAACAATGGAAGTTGGTAAGGAAAACGTTAACACTAAGAGCGCTGAGGCTGGTTCTACACTGATGCAGGCAAAAAAAATAGTTAGGGATCATTCAATATTCTCAGCAGTACCCTCTTTGGTACCGATTCCACTGCTTGATTCCGCAGCGGCTATGGCAGTACAGTTGCGGATGTTAAAGAAACTGGGCGAACTATACGGAGTGGAGTTTTCAAAGCAGAAGGTAAAGACGATAATCGCCTCATTGATTGGCGCTATTGGCACAGGGGCAGCAGCAGGCTCTTTGGTAAAGACAGTGCCGGTTGTGGGAATGGCCATAGGAGTTATCTCAATGGCTGTATCATTTGGAGCGATAACCTATGCCATAGGCATAGTCTTTGTCAACCACTTTGAGACAGGCGGCACATTTTTAGATTTTGACCTTGAGAAGGGAAAAGAGGCAGTTAAAAGCAGTCTCAGTAACTAA
- a CDS encoding alanyl-tRNA editing protein: MQTTEKLFYKEPFMREFKATVVDVSKNMLVLDRTLFFPQGGYQEYDNGTLTKGDALARVNTVSDENGVVYHQVDSPDLFAAGDEVEGRIDWDRRWYLSTLHSAQHVISRIVFNLYKVYTTRSDFSVNGGMVSFSVNFSNDWIEAVEGEFMKIAEKALPVERLFDGANISIKIADIDTSPCGGTHVTTTSDLKSVYLLGTDKGKLLFDGGSPGTIRLKKFGREHFRIRKMYNFPDDVLKTVEESINTLNDMDTALEKYKVEAFSNALRDESLVRQVKAVRVSVIKNDELDTKIFKKLIKMKDTVYTSDLYLISIDKKVIVYAATNAVGAIDVCGWLINESHGITGGGNRKKVDMMLERGNFQTIVDGVISKIEESV, from the coding sequence ATGCAAACAACAGAGAAGCTTTTCTATAAAGAACCCTTCATGCGGGAATTTAAGGCAACAGTCGTTGATGTGTCAAAAAATATGCTCGTATTGGACAGGACTCTGTTTTTCCCGCAAGGAGGATATCAGGAATACGACAACGGAACACTGACAAAAGGAGACGCACTCGCACGTGTGAATACCGTTTCTGACGAAAACGGTGTCGTGTATCATCAGGTTGACTCACCAGATCTTTTCGCTGCCGGCGATGAGGTTGAGGGCAGGATTGATTGGGATAGAAGGTGGTACCTCTCAACACTGCACTCAGCCCAGCACGTCATCTCCCGAATAGTGTTTAACCTGTACAAAGTATATACGACGCGTTCTGATTTTAGCGTCAATGGCGGAATGGTATCCTTTTCGGTGAACTTTAGCAACGACTGGATAGAGGCTGTTGAGGGGGAGTTTATGAAAATTGCCGAGAAAGCGCTCCCTGTGGAAAGGCTTTTTGACGGGGCTAATATCAGCATAAAAATAGCCGATATTGACACAAGCCCCTGCGGAGGTACTCATGTTACCACTACCTCTGACCTCAAGAGCGTCTATCTGCTTGGTACCGATAAGGGTAAGCTTCTCTTTGACGGCGGTAGTCCCGGAACGATAAGATTAAAAAAATTTGGCAGGGAGCACTTTAGAATCCGAAAAATGTATAACTTTCCCGATGACGTCTTAAAAACCGTAGAGGAAAGCATCAACACTCTTAACGATATGGACACGGCTTTAGAAAAGTATAAAGTGGAGGCCTTTAGTAATGCGCTGAGGGATGAGTCTCTGGTAAGACAGGTAAAGGCTGTAAGAGTATCAGTCATTAAAAACGACGAGCTGGATACAAAGATTTTCAAAAAACTGATAAAGATGAAAGATACCGTTTACACCTCAGACCTCTATCTTATATCGATAGACAAGAAAGTCATAGTGTATGCCGCTACGAATGCCGTTGGCGCCATAGACGTCTGTGGCTGGCTCATCAATGAATCCCATGGTATCACAGGGGGCGGCAACAGAAAAAAGGTAGATATGATGCTGGAGAGGGGAAATTTTCAGACAATAGTTGACGGAGTAATATCCAAAATAGAGGAAAGTGTTTGA
- a CDS encoding radical SAM protein — MKKIQKRILTDNKVKVDHVNYIHVYITKHCNLQCPHCFTNSSPSEHFTMPLDFWLDVFRQMSDLEVKTVHIEGGEPILYPGIEKLVSYITNSRIKELLIVSNGIAATKEKLKELKEAGLKKIAISLDSIEESVHNELRAPSFKHAMRAIEDAISLGFYTRVSSVITKKNIGLIGKFLDHLSDVGVSTVNLDWFNGAGRGITLKDEYEVTSRDVDLLPPFEAAIESFMKHKGRTGTTISVDLPQWYERRGTFLVTDPVRTHHLSCDGIVKQLSIDERGRVLPCFIFSGGPETLGSLTETTLEGIIYGRKEHLPIRCPIGVSKHIFYQSTKDL; from the coding sequence TTGAAAAAAATTCAAAAAAGAATCCTGACCGATAACAAGGTCAAGGTTGACCACGTAAACTATATCCACGTCTATATAACTAAACACTGTAATCTTCAGTGTCCGCACTGTTTTACGAATTCCTCGCCGTCTGAGCATTTTACGATGCCGCTGGATTTTTGGCTGGATGTTTTCAGACAGATGAGCGACCTTGAGGTTAAGACCGTTCATATTGAAGGCGGTGAGCCGATTCTATATCCGGGAATTGAAAAATTGGTCAGTTATATAACCAACTCAAGGATAAAGGAACTCCTTATCGTGTCAAACGGTATTGCGGCAACAAAAGAGAAGTTAAAAGAATTAAAAGAAGCAGGACTTAAAAAAATCGCTATCTCACTGGACTCAATAGAAGAGAGTGTTCACAATGAACTTCGGGCGCCGTCTTTCAAACACGCAATGCGCGCAATTGAGGACGCCATAAGTCTCGGTTTTTACACAAGGGTAAGCTCCGTCATAACGAAAAAAAACATAGGTCTGATTGGTAAATTTCTTGACCACCTCAGTGATGTTGGCGTAAGCACAGTGAACCTTGACTGGTTTAATGGAGCAGGACGAGGAATTACCCTTAAAGACGAGTATGAGGTAACATCCAGAGACGTTGATCTCTTGCCTCCGTTTGAAGCCGCAATAGAAAGCTTTATGAAACACAAGGGGCGGACAGGCACGACAATCAGCGTTGATTTGCCGCAGTGGTATGAAAGGCGGGGGACTTTTTTAGTTACCGATCCGGTTCGCACACATCATCTCAGTTGTGACGGTATTGTAAAGCAGCTCTCTATAGATGAGAGGGGACGGGTGTTGCCGTGTTTTATATTTTCAGGGGGGCCTGAGACTTTGGGCAGTCTTACTGAGACCACACTTGAGGGTATCATCTATGGCAGGAAAGAGCACCTTCCCATACGCTGCCCGATTGGAGTCAGCAAGCACATATTCTATCAGAGCACTAAAGACCTGTGA
- a CDS encoding protein kinase: MKQKLQQKFDIRKLIGEGLYSKVYEASELASGKPCALKVFLNDTALVQNEECELRFLREIEVMKDVSNDYTVGILDDGTDTSLWYSMELMEGSVRDLLLSDALDKDIVKYAVALQCLICVELIHKQDVIHRDIKPENFLFKYDSNRELPYIYVSDFGHCRPISTKSTLTRTGIGSELYASPESMYHARNVTVRSDIYSLAKVIYEIFTGVPLGAPYDSGFDKKSSNRLFPLCTEAANSNPSLRHESVFDFALDFLFFLFNDIRNQRDIQKIIDVALRVTDKKSLEDILASNTEQELNLIDIIVTCAFPFIKDETLLKIYSGHIGKIFLKMDETTKKGFLKIYAQSIVNGNFKYVQIDRESFIKKSRRLKSFAFIALEKFLFM, encoded by the coding sequence ATGAAGCAGAAATTACAACAGAAGTTTGATATACGAAAGCTAATCGGTGAGGGGCTTTACAGCAAAGTCTATGAGGCATCTGAGCTTGCAAGCGGCAAACCGTGTGCGCTAAAGGTTTTTCTTAATGATACAGCGCTTGTGCAAAATGAGGAATGTGAACTTAGATTTCTAAGAGAAATAGAGGTAATGAAAGATGTATCAAACGACTACACTGTAGGCATTTTAGATGACGGCACAGATACATCGTTGTGGTATTCAATGGAGCTTATGGAGGGTTCAGTGCGCGATCTGCTGCTTTCAGATGCTCTTGATAAGGATATTGTCAAATACGCCGTCGCTTTACAGTGTCTAATTTGCGTTGAATTAATCCATAAGCAAGACGTTATTCACAGGGACATTAAGCCTGAAAATTTTCTCTTTAAATATGACAGTAATCGTGAGTTACCTTACATTTATGTCTCTGACTTTGGTCACTGCAGACCGATTTCAACGAAATCCACTCTGACCCGTACCGGCATCGGCTCGGAGTTATATGCCTCCCCAGAGTCCATGTATCACGCAAGAAATGTAACCGTGCGCTCAGACATTTATTCGCTGGCTAAGGTGATTTATGAGATATTTACAGGCGTTCCGCTTGGAGCGCCATACGATAGCGGCTTTGACAAAAAGTCCTCAAATAGGCTCTTTCCACTGTGTACGGAGGCAGCCAACAGTAACCCCTCATTAAGACACGAAAGCGTCTTTGATTTTGCCCTTGATTTCTTGTTTTTTCTATTTAACGATATTAGAAACCAAAGGGATATTCAAAAAATCATAGATGTTGCTTTACGAGTAACCGATAAGAAGAGCCTTGAAGACATATTGGCTTCAAACACAGAACAAGAACTTAATCTCATAGATATTATTGTCACATGTGCCTTTCCATTTATAAAAGATGAGACCCTTCTTAAAATATACTCCGGTCATATCGGTAAAATATTCTTAAAGATGGATGAAACAACAAAGAAAGGCTTTCTTAAAATCTATGCTCAATCCATAGTAAACGGCAACTTTAAGTATGTACAAATTGACAGGGAGAGTTTTATCAAAAAAAGCAGAAGACTCAAGAGTTTTGCTTTTATTGCGTTGGAGAAGTTTCTGTTTATGTGA
- a CDS encoding nucleotidyltransferase domain-containing protein: MSELNSGLEELYGGRLIGVYIFGSYARGDSDLESDVDVLVVLDTVGNYAEEVDLTGYLISNLSLKYGVSVSRVFVPHNDWLHSNTPFMTNVRRESVTAA; the protein is encoded by the coding sequence ATGAGTGAACTTAACTCTGGCCTTGAAGAGTTATACGGAGGACGCTTGATAGGAGTTTACATTTTCGGCTCTTATGCCCGCGGCGATAGTGATTTGGAATCTGATGTTGATGTTTTAGTAGTTCTGGATACAGTAGGAAATTATGCTGAAGAAGTAGACCTTACGGGTTATCTGATTTCAAACCTTTCACTAAAATATGGTGTAAGTGTAAGCCGTGTTTTTGTCCCACATAATGACTGGCTGCACAGCAACACTCCCTTTATGACTAACGTACGGAGAGAGTCCGTAACAGCAGCATGA
- a CDS encoding HEPN domain-containing protein encodes MTEAAQKLLEKASRAISAALSLLERNDIDFAAGRTYYAMFYTTEALLNEKGVHFGKHGSLHSAFGEHFVKTGLMDKKFHRWLLDAYDKRILGDYGIESTLTHDDVKSMIERAEEFLLVARKYFELGSTSTVHNLI; translated from the coding sequence ATGACTGAAGCAGCCCAAAAACTTCTGGAAAAAGCGTCGAGAGCAATATCTGCCGCTCTGTCACTTTTGGAAAGAAACGACATTGATTTCGCAGCCGGTAGAACCTACTATGCAATGTTTTATACAACTGAGGCTTTATTGAATGAGAAAGGAGTTCATTTCGGTAAACACGGCAGCTTACACAGCGCTTTTGGGGAACATTTCGTAAAAACCGGTCTGATGGATAAAAAATTTCACCGATGGCTTCTGGATGCTTATGATAAACGTATTTTGGGAGACTATGGTATAGAATCCACACTGACACACGATGATGTAAAGAGTATGATTGAGCGAGCAGAAGAGTTTCTGCTGGTAGCAAGAAAGTATTTTGAGCTTGGCTCAACTTCTACAGTACATAATTTGATATAA
- a CDS encoding type II toxin-antitoxin system HicB family antitoxin codes for MDREFTVIIEQDEEGYFIADVPELKGCHTQAKSLDTLIERIKEAIQLCLEVYDEKQTLTHLVGVQKVRV; via the coding sequence ATGGACAGAGAGTTTACTGTAATCATAGAGCAGGATGAAGAGGGCTATTTTATTGCCGATGTTCCAGAACTTAAAGGATGCCATACTCAGGCAAAATCCCTTGATACACTGATAGAAAGGATTAAAGAAGCGATTCAGCTCTGTCTGGAAGTGTATGATGAAAAACAGACATTAACTCATCTTGTTGGCGTTCAAAAAGTCAGAGTATGA